A genomic region of Rhipicephalus sanguineus isolate Rsan-2018 chromosome 3, BIME_Rsan_1.4, whole genome shotgun sequence contains the following coding sequences:
- the LOC125757805 gene encoding uncharacterized protein LOC125757805 produces MSAAPFSQGMAQLRPPSPFGFDNPSSWPTWLLQFEDFSVVLASTTLGEADMKDVAAVKKAFTDHFVHPPNELYESARFHRRTQRPGETADAFFTALRTMVKSCNYPSPDVEERLVRDRFLVGLLDRELSDKLCRNPKMTLHEALTYVRQHEDAAVPILRASVTASP; encoded by the exons ATGTCGGCCGCTCCGTTCTCGCAAGGCATGGCCCAGCTGCGTCCACCGTCGCCGTTCGGCTTCGACAACCCCAGCTCATGGCCGACAtggctgctgcagttcgaggacTTCTC GGTTGTCCTCGCGTCGACCACGCTAGGCGAGGCAGATATGAAAGACGTCGCCGCCGTGAAGAAGGCTTTCACCGACCACTTCGTGCACCCGCCGAACGAGCTGTACGAGTCAGCGCGCTTTCACCGCCGTACGCAGCGACCAGGTGAAACGGCCGACGCATTTTTTACGGCGCTCCGGACAATGGTCAAGTCCTGCAACTATCCGTCGCCCGACGTCGAAGAGCGGCTCGTCCGAGACCGTTTTCTCGTGGGGTTGCTCGACCGCGAACTCTCGGACAAGCTCTGTCGGAACCCGAAAATGACGCTACACGAAGCGCTGACGTACGTTCGTCAGCACGAAGACGCAG CTGTGCCCATTCTGCGGGCGAGCGTCACAGCCTCgccatag
- the LOC125757806 gene encoding uncharacterized protein LOC125757806 — MSRILEGQAGVVNMIDDILVFGKTRSEHDRRLRQVMDWLAKAGVTLNRKKCSFATSSVKFLGVMVSAEGISPDPDKVAAMRAMHPPEDVAGVRRLLGLQSAFSELKKLLCSDLCVARYNTTYKTTISADASSYGLGAVLLQEQPSEKEALAASWAVQRFEEYVRGLQFFLETDHQPLVALLGSMDVDLLPPRIQRFRLKLMRFQYQVLYVPGKLLATADTLSRAPLDCPSSNRVNQVELFAQEVVRSFPDIVSSQLEHLRQAEANDGECSLLLQYCANGWPRQSHLPLHVKKYWQYQGDLSVCEGLLLKGSRCSARSPCSPQPLQVGQEVGIDLFHLNGQYFVLLVDYRSRFPEVISLRSTTALAVINAIKSVFARHGIPRLVRSNNGPQFAAKEFSAFAKSYGFCHVTSSPHFPQSNGEVERMVRTVKDLLRKADDPYLALLAYRDTPGVNGASPAQLLMGKRLQTRLPKTSHLLEPAWPPSVTITQRDQDNRRRQASDFNRRHAAHTLRPLQAGEQVWVRDVNSPATVLGPAQRPRSYVVETPTGVLKRNRMHLVSTTGTPTANPPVTPVADQPETTTTPGADQAAKDQQTTSPRESTSTAEEPQGSASTPRVSRSRYGRSIRRPKRLDL; from the exons ATGTCCCGGATCCTCGAAGGCCAAGCGGGTGTGGTGAACATGAttgacgacatcctcgtctttgGGAAGACACGCTCCGAGCATGACCGCCGTCTCCGACAAGTCATGGACTGGCTAGCAAAGGCAGGAGTCACGCTCAACCGCAAGAAATGCTCGTTTGCGACTTCGAGTGTCAAGTTCCTTGGCGTCATGGTCAGCGCGGAAGGGATTTCTCCAGACCCAGACAAGGTTGCAGCGATGCGAGCCATGCATCCACCCGAAGATGTCGCAGGGGTCCGTCGCCTGCTAGGCCTC CAGTCTGCCTTCTCCGAACTGAAGAAGCTACTGTGCTCAGACCTCTGCGTGGCTCGCTACAACACCACGTACAAGACCACGATCTCAGCTGACGCCAGCTCCTATGGTCTCGGGGCAGTACTTCTCCAAGAACAGCCGTCCG aaaaagaagctttggcggCCAGCTGGGCGGTACAAAGGTTCGAGGAATACGTCCGTGGACTCCAGTTCTTCCTCGAGACAGACCATCAACCGCTAGTGGCACTCTTGGGTTCCATGGATGTTGACCTACTGCCACCGCGGATCCAGCGGTTTCGCTTGAAGCTCATGCGTTTCCAGTACCAAGTACTCTATGTACCGGGGAAGCTGCTGGCAACAGCTGATACGCTTTCGCGCGCACCGCTGGACTGCCCTTCATCCAACCGGGTGAACCAAGTAGAGCTCTTTGCCCAAGAGGTCGTCCGCTCCTTCCCGGACATCGTCTCGTCGCAGCTCGAGCACCTGCGCCAGGCCGAAGCCAACGACGGCGAGTGCAGCCTGCTGCTTCAGTACTGCGCCAACGGCTGGCCTCGGCAGTCCCACTTGCCTCTCCATGTGAAGAAGTACTGGCAGTACCAAGGAGACCTCAGCGTCTGCGAGGGACTGCTTCTAAAAGGGTCCC GGTGCAGCGCTCGGAGCCCATGCTCCCCTCAACCACTCCAAGTCGGCCAAGAGGTCGGCATCGATCTTTTTCATCTCAACGGCCAATACTTTGTCCTTCTGGTGGATTACCGGTCACGTTTCCCGGAAGTCATCAGTCTGCGTTCAACCACAGCACTTGCGGTCATCAACGCCATCAAGAGCGTCTTCGCACGCCATGGCATTCCGAGACTGGTGCGCAGCAACAACGGCCCTCAGTTTGCTGCGAAAGAGTTCTCCGCCTTCGCCAAGTCCTACGGCTTCTGCCACGTCACCAGCAGCCCCCATTTTCCACAGTCGAATGGGGAGGTGGAACGGATGGTGAGGACAGTCAAAGACCTGTTGCGGAAGGCGGATGATCCCTACCTGGCACTTTTGGCATACCGGGACACACCTGGGGTAAATGGAGCGAGTcctgctcagctgctcatgggtAAGCGCCTACAGACCCGGCTGCCGAAGACGTCGCACCTGCTGGAGCCAGCCTGGCCTCCTTCGGTCACAATTACTCAACGTGACCAAGACAACCGAAGGCGCCAAGCGTCAGACTTCAACCGAAGACATGCAGCTCACACCTTGCGGCCTCTTCAGGCGGGAGAACAGGTCTGGGTGCGAGATGTCAACTCCCCAGCAACCGTCTTAGGGCCAGCTCAACGCCCGCGCTCCTACGTGGTGGAGACTCCGACAGGTGTACTTAAGCGTAACCGGATGCACCTGGTGTCTACGACGGGAACCCCCACTGCCAACCCTCCTGTAACCCCAGTAGCGGATCAGCCCGAGACGACTACAACACCTGGAGCTGACCAAGCAGCAAAAGACCAGCAAACCACGTCGCCTCGGGAAAGCACCTCCACTGCAGAGGAACCTCAGGGTTCTGCTTCCACGCCACGCGTCTCACGGTCGCGGTATGGCAGGAGTATCCGCAGGCCGAAAAGACTCGACCTGTGA